A region from the Leptospira venezuelensis genome encodes:
- a CDS encoding TolC family protein: MKYVDTLNNYKKIIFSLLACSILWECASSPEVKVADGVVEESLKNITGITTQDVEKTVAKDTFGLDDLYILAVERTERIALKNEATEQALAQKDKAFAGFMPTLSYVFNKFYSVPGHTQQPSIVDNYKTYKAIQSGDPLSLLPSSSSGSNLPPTVGAGSRLLLSIPISAGLASYQDYRASKSLAEQRRLEAKHEAGRMYLEIAQAYFNFLQLEESVKISQEAYELNQDSLQERKRMYSVGRIMRSDLLNSETSLSNAEAVLADAKFQLEQVRITLATMVGYEKPISVAGFKLELEPIPTGMEPEEYLAKRYDVLSAFQSVKVAEAQKDKAWVGFAPTIALNNYYSFPYPGQTHSKDVTAQLQITMPLTPFSQMADLKAADSAKKQAKLTASQTRRTATQEIRNAFESFKNSQKILAIYQKAFVSAQETSQSQASGYRSGRNSRIEAIASRIGMLNAEITYRKMLHQHSLNRIALGVAIGEIPHLPGEKKEE; this comes from the coding sequence ATGAAGTACGTAGATACTCTTAATAATTATAAAAAAATAATATTCTCTCTCCTTGCTTGTTCCATTCTTTGGGAGTGCGCTTCCAGTCCGGAAGTAAAAGTTGCAGATGGAGTTGTAGAGGAAAGTTTAAAGAATATTACCGGGATCACAACTCAGGATGTGGAGAAGACGGTCGCGAAAGATACATTTGGTTTGGACGATCTTTATATTCTCGCGGTAGAAAGAACGGAAAGGATTGCGTTAAAGAATGAGGCAACAGAGCAGGCATTAGCACAAAAGGACAAAGCATTCGCAGGTTTTATGCCTACTCTTTCTTATGTGTTCAACAAATTCTATTCAGTTCCCGGTCATACACAACAACCTTCGATCGTAGATAATTATAAAACATATAAGGCAATCCAAAGTGGAGATCCACTTTCTTTATTACCTTCTTCCAGTTCTGGCAGTAATCTTCCTCCTACAGTGGGAGCGGGTTCTCGTTTATTGCTAAGTATTCCTATATCTGCTGGGCTTGCTTCTTACCAAGATTACAGAGCCTCTAAAAGTTTGGCGGAACAAAGAAGGCTGGAAGCTAAACATGAAGCAGGCAGAATGTATTTGGAGATCGCACAGGCTTACTTCAACTTTTTACAATTAGAGGAAAGTGTTAAAATTTCTCAGGAAGCTTACGAATTGAACCAAGACTCTTTGCAGGAAAGAAAAAGAATGTATTCAGTCGGAAGGATCATGAGATCCGACCTTCTGAATTCAGAAACAAGTCTTTCCAATGCGGAAGCGGTTCTTGCAGATGCAAAATTCCAATTGGAGCAGGTGCGCATTACATTGGCGACCATGGTGGGTTATGAAAAGCCTATCTCCGTAGCAGGGTTCAAACTAGAATTGGAACCGATCCCTACAGGTATGGAACCGGAAGAATATTTAGCTAAAAGGTATGATGTTCTTTCTGCATTCCAAAGTGTTAAGGTGGCGGAAGCACAAAAAGACAAGGCTTGGGTGGGTTTTGCTCCAACCATTGCATTAAATAATTATTATTCTTTTCCTTATCCTGGGCAAACTCATTCTAAAGATGTCACTGCTCAATTGCAGATCACTATGCCTTTGACCCCATTCTCTCAAATGGCGGATTTAAAAGCAGCAGACTCCGCAAAAAAACAAGCAAAGCTTACTGCTTCTCAAACTAGAAGAACTGCTACTCAAGAAATTAGAAATGCTTTCGAAAGTTTCAAAAATTCTCAAAAGATATTGGCCATTTACCAGAAGGCATTTGTATCCGCTCAAGAAACTTCTCAAAGCCAGGCAAGCGGTTATCGTTCCGGTAGAAATTCTAGGATAGAAGCCATAGCCTCCAGGATCGGGATGTTAAATGCGGAGATTACGTATCGTAAGATGTTGCATCAACATTCTTTGAATCGTATTGCTCTTGGAGTTGCGATCGGAGAGATTCCTCATCTCCCTGGAGAAAAAAAGGAAGAATAA
- a CDS encoding acyl-CoA dehydrogenase family protein: MIQGNYFQDNTDLQTHFDNLIDWKEIVAAYEGDFHDAAKYKQTNDDRFAYAPSTLQEAIDYYKSTVDSLGEIMGDFVAPRSKEMDQTGLKYENGKVTFPKAQEECYKTLRDAGLMPISISRQYGGLGLPATVQSMMCEIAARADAAFCLAYGNINIVEIMERFASEEMCNEWLPQIAAGKFSAAMALTEPNYGSDLPNVQTKATQAPDGTWKINGAKRFITHACGYVDSPSVILTLARTGSPESGARGLSFFLVQGKDVHVAGIEHKMGLHCSPTCEVVFENSPGILIGKTGYGLVKYSMGMMNAARLTIATQSLGIGTAAYFEAKKYASERIQFGKPIEKIPAVRKILDKMEREILATRCLVSETGRAIDLYHWRKERMLKEEGKSERDVNQDETIRRWEKLADLFTPMSKYYASEGCVALASDAIQIHGGSGYTEDYDVARIYRDSRITTIYEGTTQLQIVAAIGGVVSGMAASGHLRAYVEEEMSKFSPSTDLRSLWEKLEQAVHSYKSIGDSFTKDELAFETVEIAARFVAGMLLEKSLGQVNSDLKKERSKHSQDYNIDSLAIAEGNLLRLERANRQAAAV, encoded by the coding sequence ATGATTCAAGGAAACTATTTCCAGGATAATACAGACTTACAAACTCATTTTGATAATCTTATAGATTGGAAGGAGATCGTAGCAGCATACGAAGGCGATTTCCATGATGCGGCAAAATACAAGCAGACTAATGATGATAGATTTGCATATGCACCTTCTACATTGCAGGAAGCGATAGATTATTATAAATCCACTGTGGATTCCTTGGGAGAAATTATGGGGGACTTCGTGGCTCCCCGTAGCAAGGAAATGGACCAAACCGGTTTAAAATATGAGAACGGCAAAGTTACTTTCCCAAAGGCACAAGAAGAATGTTACAAAACCTTAAGGGATGCAGGACTGATGCCCATCTCTATCTCCAGACAATATGGAGGTCTAGGCTTACCAGCGACTGTTCAATCCATGATGTGCGAAATAGCCGCCAGGGCAGATGCAGCATTCTGTCTAGCATACGGAAATATTAATATAGTCGAGATCATGGAAAGATTCGCTTCCGAAGAAATGTGCAATGAATGGTTACCTCAGATCGCTGCAGGAAAATTTAGTGCAGCCATGGCATTAACAGAACCTAACTACGGCTCCGATCTACCTAACGTGCAGACTAAAGCGACTCAAGCCCCCGATGGAACTTGGAAAATCAATGGAGCTAAACGTTTTATTACTCATGCCTGCGGTTATGTGGATTCTCCTTCTGTAATTCTTACGTTAGCTAGAACAGGAAGTCCTGAAAGTGGAGCGAGAGGCCTTTCCTTCTTCTTGGTACAAGGTAAAGATGTTCATGTTGCAGGAATAGAACATAAAATGGGATTACATTGTTCCCCTACCTGTGAAGTTGTTTTTGAAAATTCTCCAGGAATTTTGATCGGAAAAACTGGTTATGGCCTCGTGAAATATTCTATGGGGATGATGAATGCGGCAAGACTTACAATCGCAACTCAATCTTTAGGAATTGGAACCGCCGCATATTTTGAAGCAAAAAAATATGCTTCCGAAAGAATACAATTCGGCAAACCAATAGAGAAGATCCCTGCAGTCCGGAAAATTTTGGACAAGATGGAAAGAGAAATTTTAGCCACAAGATGCCTTGTTTCAGAAACAGGAAGGGCGATCGATCTCTATCATTGGAGAAAAGAAAGAATGCTTAAAGAAGAAGGTAAAAGCGAGAGAGATGTAAACCAAGACGAAACAATCCGTCGTTGGGAAAAACTCGCAGACTTATTCACTCCTATGAGTAAATATTACGCTTCCGAAGGTTGTGTTGCTCTTGCATCTGACGCGATCCAAATCCACGGAGGAAGTGGATACACCGAAGATTATGATGTAGCAAGGATCTATAGAGACAGTAGGATCACTACAATCTATGAAGGTACTACCCAATTGCAGATCGTGGCAGCAATCGGAGGAGTGGTTTCCGGAATGGCGGCTAGCGGGCATCTAAGAGCGTACGTAGAAGAAGAAATGTCCAAATTTTCTCCTTCTACAGACCTCAGATCTCTTTGGGAAAAATTAGAACAAGCAGTTCATTCTTACAAATCGATAGGAGATAGTTTTACAAAAGACGAACTCGCATTCGAAACTGTAGAGATTGCGGCAAGATTTGTAGCTGGAATGCTTTTAGAAAAATCTTTAGGCCAAGTGAATAGCGATCTGAAAAAAGAGAGATCTAAACATTCACAGGATTATAATATAGATTCTTTAGCAATTGCAGAAGGAAATCTATTACGTTTAGAAAGAGCAAACAGACAAGCTGCAGCAGTTTAA
- a CDS encoding TetR/AcrR family transcriptional regulator: MTAQRKKRDSGASVRERILDTATDLFYKQGFSNTGMRQIIQESGSVAASLYDHFPSKKELGIAYLARQEEKTLSDLASLMERYPEVQEFLRAWVILKERQIRHHEFFGDPFAGFANQVMDADPEYTEFLKGIAEKWTKMIRDYLSRAVASGQFSRTMDIQYVSRRVLMAYHGSITLWRMTKDLRYIREMEDSLREIFDEYTAK, translated from the coding sequence ATGACCGCTCAGAGAAAAAAAAGAGATTCCGGGGCCAGTGTCCGAGAAAGAATTCTAGATACTGCGACTGATCTTTTCTATAAACAGGGATTTTCCAATACCGGAATGAGACAGATTATCCAAGAATCCGGTTCAGTTGCTGCTAGTCTTTACGATCATTTTCCTTCTAAAAAAGAACTTGGAATCGCTTACCTCGCCCGTCAGGAAGAAAAGACTCTTTCGGATCTTGCGTCTCTTATGGAAAGATATCCAGAGGTCCAAGAATTTCTAAGAGCTTGGGTCATCTTGAAAGAAAGACAGATTCGTCATCATGAATTTTTCGGAGATCCATTTGCGGGTTTTGCAAATCAAGTCATGGATGCCGATCCGGAGTATACAGAATTTCTAAAAGGTATCGCGGAGAAGTGGACTAAGATGATCCGAGATTATCTTAGTAGAGCAGTTGCTTCCGGCCAATTTTCAAGAACAATGGATATCCAATATGTATCAAGAAGAGTGTTGATGGCATATCACGGTTCCATCACACTTTGGAGAATGACTAAAGATCTACGCTATATTCGAGAAATGGAAGATAGCCTTAGAGAGATCTTCGACGAATATACTGCTAAGTAA
- a CDS encoding thiolase family protein, translating into MKLDQKLAICTPRRTPFAQIAKALGPYPGHHLGRIVAEDIIAKSGVKKDQIDGIVVGEGFSNAPNSARVIANLIGLRDEVPSITVSNNCVSGIEALSEAARRIILGEGELFLVIGEESQTSMPFVVKNARLNKKAGSLDKLKKLLPDNLPEGVELRDTLEDGLGDGETSYGMQVTAEILAQNYELSREITDKLAFESFKRALEASKAGKYAPFIIPMKDEDGTELTIDEAVGLREGLVENPSRMGRAMLLFDNPQMKFDEFKTKYSKYLKKSHGPTVSIFNASPRSDGAAGVILTTVEKAKALGLKIEAVLSGWKMYGVDPNLMGIGQAYATESLLKDTGVKIEDVDYVEIHEAFAATAVAALVQIEKDTGWKWEQKFDEKKINPNGGSIAIGHPFGATGIRLVNNAIMDLQEDPKAKKVVLTACAHGGIAGAMLIERFEG; encoded by the coding sequence ATGAAACTCGATCAAAAATTGGCGATTTGTACGCCAAGAAGAACTCCCTTCGCTCAAATTGCGAAAGCTTTAGGACCCTATCCTGGCCATCACCTAGGTCGTATAGTGGCTGAAGACATTATCGCAAAGAGTGGAGTTAAAAAAGATCAAATCGACGGAATCGTAGTTGGAGAAGGTTTCTCTAACGCTCCGAACTCCGCGAGAGTGATCGCTAACCTAATCGGACTCAGAGACGAAGTTCCTTCGATCACTGTTTCTAATAACTGTGTATCCGGAATCGAAGCTCTTTCCGAAGCAGCTCGCCGAATTATTCTTGGAGAAGGTGAACTTTTCCTAGTAATCGGAGAAGAATCCCAAACTTCTATGCCTTTCGTTGTTAAAAACGCAAGATTGAACAAGAAAGCAGGATCTTTGGATAAACTGAAAAAACTTCTTCCTGACAATCTTCCAGAAGGTGTTGAACTTAGAGACACTCTTGAGGACGGACTTGGTGACGGAGAAACTTCTTACGGAATGCAAGTAACTGCTGAGATCCTTGCTCAGAACTACGAACTTTCTCGCGAGATCACTGACAAATTAGCTTTCGAATCTTTCAAAAGAGCATTAGAAGCTTCTAAAGCAGGAAAATACGCTCCATTCATTATCCCTATGAAAGACGAAGACGGAACTGAACTTACAATCGATGAGGCAGTTGGACTTCGTGAAGGACTTGTTGAAAACCCAAGCCGTATGGGAAGAGCAATGCTTCTTTTCGATAACCCTCAAATGAAATTTGATGAGTTCAAAACTAAGTATTCCAAATATCTTAAAAAATCTCACGGACCAACCGTTTCTATCTTTAACGCGAGCCCTCGTTCTGATGGAGCAGCTGGTGTTATCTTAACTACTGTTGAAAAAGCAAAAGCTCTTGGATTAAAAATCGAAGCAGTTCTTTCCGGATGGAAAATGTATGGTGTAGATCCTAACTTAATGGGGATCGGACAAGCTTATGCTACCGAATCACTTCTTAAAGACACCGGAGTTAAGATCGAAGACGTAGACTACGTTGAGATCCACGAAGCATTTGCAGCTACTGCAGTTGCAGCTCTTGTTCAAATCGAGAAAGATACCGGTTGGAAATGGGAGCAAAAATTCGACGAGAAGAAGATCAACCCTAACGGTGGATCTATCGCAATCGGTCACCCATTCGGAGCTACTGGTATCCGTTTGGTGAACAACGCGATCATGGACCTTCAAGAAGACCCTAAGGCTAAAAAAGTAGTTCTTACTGCTTGTGCTCACGGTGGAATTGCAGGAGCAATGCTCATCGAAAGATTCGAAGGTTAA
- a CDS encoding thioesterase family protein: protein MSVTEKEQVRTRFSDLDTQRHTTSRTYEDSCLGDRYRILEEAGYSWKRMIEESVRLQTVGADIRFLAQQMENTDLSVRTNYRSGQDGLLTFSQEVLDPNGKVAAEIRTLARTEKDGKPFQLIAAQDPSEELVSSFESIPSFSGSCERTLAARDLFFCERNPFGDYNPSHYWRLLEEGRWNFTAECGLSLEDLVAMDTTLFYMGGKIRYHKPLAAGRRAKIQTWIHSFDKIWSRMRQEVSDSETGEILAESMDDLLVVSVSKSRPKKPGEDLLKVFARVTEFPEGASK, encoded by the coding sequence ATGTCTGTAACGGAAAAAGAACAAGTCAGAACCAGATTTTCGGATCTAGATACACAAAGACATACCACTAGCAGGACATACGAAGACTCTTGTCTAGGGGATAGATATCGTATCTTAGAAGAAGCGGGCTATTCTTGGAAAAGAATGATCGAAGAATCGGTTCGATTACAAACCGTCGGGGCAGATATACGATTTCTTGCCCAACAAATGGAAAACACAGATTTATCCGTACGCACTAATTATCGCTCCGGTCAAGACGGCCTATTGACCTTCTCTCAAGAAGTTTTGGATCCAAACGGAAAAGTTGCCGCTGAGATCAGAACATTAGCAAGAACAGAGAAGGATGGAAAACCTTTTCAGCTTATCGCAGCTCAAGATCCTTCCGAAGAATTAGTTTCTTCATTCGAATCTATTCCTTCTTTTTCGGGATCTTGTGAGCGCACACTTGCAGCAAGAGATCTATTTTTTTGTGAAAGAAATCCATTCGGAGACTACAATCCTTCTCATTATTGGAGACTATTGGAAGAAGGTCGCTGGAATTTCACTGCTGAATGTGGACTTAGTCTGGAAGATCTGGTCGCGATGGATACCACACTTTTTTATATGGGTGGAAAGATCCGTTATCATAAGCCTCTTGCTGCGGGAAGAAGAGCAAAGATACAAACTTGGATTCATAGTTTTGATAAAATTTGGAGCCGTATGAGACAAGAGGTCAGCGACTCTGAGACTGGAGAAATCCTGGCAGAATCCATGGATGATCTACTTGTAGTATCAGTAAGTAAATCTAGACCTAAAAAACCTGGAGAGGATCTACTGAAAGTATTTGCAAGGGTCACCGAATTCCCTGAGGGGGCCTCCAAATGA
- a CDS encoding CASTOR/POLLUX-related putative ion channel, with product MSRGGGSVFAALMTLFLGAFLFLSLVRILGTFIFPDESIKESGDFLWRVFLQISDAGAVAEDGESNWFNKVIGILSVFSGLVLFSSLVAFITNQFDQKIQELRKGKSEVLESEHSLILGFGIRTIEILRELIEANSSESGKAVVILADQDKEEMDDFLSENLEDTKTTKIITRSGLPSHLNSLKKVNASKARSIIILNPSSSEESEEGKSIGDAKVLKSIMALVALNGESGLPPIVAELHGFENRNIASDLSESVQVMDERSILSKLLVQTSRTSGLAIVYSNLVGFEGNEIYFYKPKNGWRGLNYSEISFRFKESVPLGFRKINGEIILNPDPEYSPENEEDAIILAEDDSKIKFDEKPVIVNAALSYPNTTLSRPIDKQLIIGWNSKSKIIVDEYAKFSSPDSQIDLLINESNEEIKTALAKLKSKYPQIKLRSLIANLSQEGILEKLSPEQYDSVIFLAEEKENIEEVDARTISLLLRFRQYFKKKRQAGGKKAETQLITEIMNSENTELVLETGVKDFLISNQFVSKMMAQVSQEPDVMRVYDSLFDPNGSEIYLKPAFLYFEDFPKRVNFADCMLAAQQRKETCFGVRIVSEETDESKGYGVYLIPDKLEYFTLHESDSLIVLSEDQA from the coding sequence ATGTCTAGGGGAGGAGGTTCGGTATTCGCAGCACTAATGACCCTATTCTTAGGAGCCTTTTTATTCTTATCACTAGTGCGGATACTTGGGACATTCATCTTTCCGGATGAATCCATTAAGGAATCGGGTGATTTTTTATGGAGAGTTTTTTTGCAAATCTCTGACGCGGGAGCAGTTGCAGAAGATGGAGAATCCAACTGGTTTAATAAAGTAATTGGTATCTTAAGCGTCTTTTCAGGTTTAGTTTTATTCTCCAGCTTAGTAGCATTTATTACGAATCAATTTGATCAAAAAATCCAAGAACTCAGAAAGGGAAAGAGCGAAGTTTTAGAATCTGAGCATTCATTGATCTTAGGATTTGGGATTCGCACGATAGAAATATTAAGGGAATTGATAGAAGCAAACTCTTCTGAATCAGGAAAAGCGGTTGTTATACTTGCAGACCAAGATAAGGAAGAAATGGATGATTTTCTTTCCGAAAATCTGGAAGATACTAAGACCACAAAAATTATCACAAGGTCAGGGTTACCTTCTCATCTTAATTCTCTAAAAAAAGTAAATGCTTCCAAGGCAAGAAGTATCATTATACTCAATCCTTCCAGTTCTGAAGAATCAGAAGAAGGTAAATCAATTGGAGATGCAAAAGTTTTAAAGTCCATCATGGCACTTGTTGCATTAAATGGAGAATCTGGACTTCCTCCTATTGTTGCTGAACTTCATGGATTCGAAAATCGAAATATTGCCTCGGATCTTTCCGAATCAGTTCAAGTCATGGATGAAAGAAGTATTCTTTCTAAATTACTTGTACAAACCTCTAGGACTTCCGGTCTTGCGATCGTGTATTCTAATCTGGTTGGATTTGAAGGAAATGAGATCTATTTTTATAAACCTAAGAATGGCTGGAGAGGTTTAAATTATTCAGAAATTTCATTTAGATTCAAGGAATCAGTCCCATTAGGTTTCAGAAAAATTAACGGAGAGATTATTTTAAATCCGGACCCTGAGTATTCACCTGAAAATGAAGAAGATGCAATCATTCTTGCAGAGGATGATTCTAAGATAAAATTCGATGAGAAACCAGTAATTGTGAACGCCGCACTTTCTTATCCTAATACGACTCTATCAAGACCGATCGACAAACAATTGATCATTGGCTGGAATTCCAAAAGCAAGATCATTGTAGATGAGTATGCAAAATTCTCATCTCCTGATTCTCAAATTGACCTTTTGATAAATGAATCTAATGAAGAGATCAAAACTGCTCTCGCAAAACTTAAGTCAAAATATCCTCAGATCAAACTTAGATCCTTGATTGCAAATCTTTCCCAAGAAGGTATTTTGGAAAAACTTTCACCAGAACAGTATGATTCCGTAATATTCTTAGCCGAGGAGAAGGAGAATATTGAAGAAGTAGATGCAAGAACCATTTCTCTTTTATTAAGATTCCGCCAATACTTTAAGAAAAAACGACAGGCAGGCGGCAAAAAGGCAGAGACCCAACTGATCACAGAAATTATGAATTCAGAAAATACGGAATTGGTTTTAGAAACGGGAGTGAAAGACTTTTTGATCTCGAATCAATTTGTTTCTAAAATGATGGCTCAAGTTTCTCAAGAACCTGATGTAATGAGAGTTTATGACAGCTTATTTGATCCGAATGGAAGCGAGATCTATCTTAAACCAGCATTCCTGTATTTCGAAGATTTTCCAAAACGTGTAAATTTTGCTGACTGCATGTTAGCTGCACAACAAAGGAAGGAAACTTGCTTTGGAGTTAGGATCGTTTCAGAAGAAACGGATGAATCCAAAGGTTACGGCGTATATTTAATCCCAGATAAGCTGGAATATTTTACCTTACACGAATCCGACTCTTTGATCGTTTTGTCCGAAGACCAAGCTTAG
- the msrB gene encoding peptide-methionine (R)-S-oxide reductase MsrB, with product MKYEVQKSEEEWKKVLSSDQYRIIREKGTERAFTGEYYYNKEKGKYLCAACGAELFSSDTKYESGSGWPSFYKPAAEKSVQSETDTSHGMTRTEVLCARCGGHLGHVFPDGPEPTGLRYCINSASLKFKKD from the coding sequence ATGAAATACGAAGTCCAGAAGTCAGAAGAAGAATGGAAAAAAGTCCTAAGTTCCGACCAATACCGGATCATTAGAGAGAAGGGAACCGAAAGAGCATTTACCGGTGAATATTATTATAATAAGGAAAAAGGAAAATACCTTTGCGCTGCTTGTGGTGCTGAGTTATTCAGCTCGGATACTAAATATGAATCCGGAAGCGGCTGGCCTTCTTTTTATAAACCTGCAGCAGAAAAGTCCGTTCAATCGGAAACAGATACAAGTCATGGAATGACCCGCACAGAAGTTCTATGTGCAAGATGCGGAGGACATTTAGGACATGTATTCCCTGATGGACCTGAACCTACCGGGCTTAGATATTGTATCAATTCAGCTTCTTTAAAATTTAAAAAAGATTAA
- a CDS encoding esterase/lipase family protein: protein MKRDHLTYLPEKGNIRPVIVQHLAEIYHHIYYFFCHILGIFIELPDHTEGYKRPIVCVSGFLGRGLTWTAMRKHLISLGHPVYVVPLGFQTGNIRKKSKILENFLIEKNIKDCYLICHSMGGLIAAGLSYKGRDRVRKIFVVGSPMHGTYMAYLAPIFPCTWQMMPGSKLVKEVVETYSKFHNVQAVFTKGEGIVRPWESATLGHFDDVEIPEYGHLNLYLGPLGIECLGSLVTSEEKKDPLPIKQKPVVKEEAKKETVVSAPSKKVSSKTAATKKVSTKKKTAKPAPKKAKPKKKR from the coding sequence ATGAAGAGAGACCATCTTACTTACCTTCCCGAAAAAGGGAATATCCGTCCTGTAATCGTACAACATCTAGCTGAGATCTATCACCATATATATTATTTTTTCTGTCATATCTTGGGGATCTTTATAGAACTTCCGGATCATACTGAGGGATATAAACGCCCTATCGTATGCGTTTCCGGATTTTTAGGAAGAGGTCTGACTTGGACTGCGATGCGCAAACATCTGATCTCTCTTGGACATCCTGTATATGTAGTTCCGCTTGGATTCCAAACCGGGAATATTCGTAAAAAAAGTAAGATACTTGAGAATTTCCTAATAGAGAAGAATATCAAAGACTGCTATCTGATTTGTCACTCCATGGGAGGGCTTATCGCCGCAGGTTTAAGTTATAAAGGAAGAGACAGGGTCCGAAAAATTTTCGTGGTAGGATCTCCTATGCACGGAACTTATATGGCTTATCTTGCTCCAATCTTTCCTTGTACTTGGCAAATGATGCCGGGATCTAAATTAGTGAAGGAAGTTGTAGAAACTTATTCAAAATTTCATAATGTACAAGCAGTATTTACAAAGGGAGAAGGTATCGTTCGCCCATGGGAAAGCGCAACTCTAGGACATTTTGATGATGTCGAGATCCCAGAATACGGACATTTAAATTTATACCTAGGACCACTAGGAATAGAATGTCTTGGCTCTTTAGTAACTTCTGAAGAGAAGAAGGATCCACTTCCAATTAAACAAAAACCTGTTGTTAAAGAAGAAGCGAAGAAGGAGACGGTTGTTTCTGCTCCTTCCAAAAAAGTTTCTTCTAAAACAGCTGCTACTAAGAAAGTAAGCACTAAAAAGAAAACGGCTAAGCCTGCGCCTAAAAAAGCAAAACCTAAGAAGAAACGTTAA
- a CDS encoding isocitrate lyase/PEP mutase family protein: MTSAQNRLGEIFRNLHSKDIFVMPNAWDAGSARMLAGAGYSAIGTTSAGIAFAAGLPDHQIMSKEDMLSEIKSIVDSVGIPISADLEGGYGIQPSQVAETVKQAIGIGVVGCNIEDLSGDPSSPLLDIKLATERIHAIRKMADQSGIPFTLTARTDAFLTNHPNAMEEAITRCNSYKEAGADCLFIPGIGDPKTIGTLVNSINGPLNVVMGLSHNQLTVEELRSLGVRRISIGGSLARACFHLIRQAAFEIKNSGTFTYADHQYSHKELCDFFAEYEAKTK; the protein is encoded by the coding sequence ATGACTTCTGCGCAAAATAGATTAGGCGAAATATTCCGAAATCTACATTCTAAAGATATCTTTGTGATGCCTAATGCGTGGGATGCGGGAAGCGCTCGTATGTTGGCAGGTGCCGGATATTCTGCGATTGGAACTACGAGTGCTGGTATTGCTTTTGCAGCTGGGCTGCCGGATCACCAGATCATGAGTAAAGAAGATATGCTTTCCGAAATAAAATCTATCGTGGATTCCGTAGGAATTCCAATTAGCGCCGATCTGGAAGGTGGCTACGGAATCCAACCTTCTCAAGTTGCAGAAACCGTAAAACAAGCGATTGGGATCGGAGTAGTTGGTTGTAATATAGAAGATCTGAGTGGAGATCCTTCTTCTCCTTTATTAGATATCAAACTCGCTACCGAAAGAATACATGCAATCAGAAAGATGGCGGATCAAAGTGGTATTCCATTTACACTTACTGCAAGAACGGACGCATTCTTAACAAATCATCCGAATGCAATGGAAGAAGCAATTACCCGTTGCAATTCTTATAAAGAGGCAGGAGCGGATTGTCTTTTTATACCTGGGATCGGAGATCCTAAAACGATAGGAACATTAGTAAATTCTATCAATGGTCCGTTAAATGTGGTCATGGGTTTAAGTCATAACCAACTTACTGTTGAAGAGTTAAGATCGCTTGGGGTCCGAAGAATTAGTATTGGCGGAAGTCTTGCTAGAGCTTGTTTTCATTTGATCCGACAAGCGGCGTTCGAAATAAAAAACTCGGGTACGTTTACCTACGCGGATCATCAGTATTCTCATAAAGAATTATGCGATTTTTTTGCAGAATATGAGGCCAAAACAAAATGA